From a region of the Dictyostelium discoideum AX4 chromosome 2 chromosome, whole genome shotgun sequence genome:
- the syn5 gene encoding t-SNARE family protein — MVFKDRTSEFGNLAETLRRKQEQNGTISHKGKKQHSQKSQFSYAAAEISKGVFETSEKLIKLTNMAKNTKLFMDSSAQIEELTFIIKQDIQKLNKDLSSLDQYVKSSRQPNKQTGDHSETIVGFLNLKLSNATKDFKDILEVRTESLKQQQEKKDSFSGYSNTFSSPPGSSHEHPSGNNNSALYKYEMEDDDNSNEHSILMPQELMMHTTDYSSSRLRAAENISSTINQLEGIFTQLANLVSMQGEVIERIDSNMDDSLANISRGHDSLIQTLLNVSSNRSLILKIFLVLIVFIVIFVVFFA, encoded by the exons atggtgTTTAAAGATAGAACATCagaatttggtaatttagCAGAAACTTTAAGAAGGAAACAAGAACAAAATGGAACAATATCACATAAAGGGAAAAAACAACATTCTCAAAAATCACAATTCTCATATGCAGCAGCGGAAATAAGTAAAGGTGTTTTTGAAACCTCtgagaaattaataaaattaacaaata TGgcaaaaaatacaaaattatttatggaTTCATCAGCACAAATTGAAGAATTaacatttattataaaacaagatattcaaaaattaaataaagatttatcatCACTTGATCAATATGTAAAATCATCAAGACaaccaaacaaacaaacTGGTGATCATTCAGAGACTATAGttggatttttaaatttaaaattatcaaatgcgacaaaagattttaaagatattttagaAGTTAGAACAGAG agtttaaaacaacaacaagagaaAAAAGATAGTTTTTCAGGTTATTCAAATACattttcatcaccaccaGGTTCATCACACGAACATCCATCAggaaataata attcagcattatataaatatgaaatggaggatgatgataattcaaatgaacattcaattttaatgCCACAAGAATTAATGATGCATACAACAGATTATTCATCAAGTCGTTTAAGAGCAGCAGAGAATATATCATCGACCATTAATCAATTAGAAGGTATTTTCACACAATTAGCAAATTTGGTATCGATGCAAGGTGAAGTCATTGAAAGAATTGATTCAAATATGGATGATTCTTTAGCAAACATTTCAAGAGGTCACGATTCTTTAATTCAAACACTTTTAAATGTATCTTCAAATAgaagtttaattttaaaaatatttttagttttaatt
- a CDS encoding hypothetical protein (Similar to Dictyostelium discoideum (Slime mold). phosphatidylinositol 3-kinase 2 (EC 2.7.1.137) (PI3-kinase) (PtdIns-3-kinase) (PI3K)) produces MIIKIIKKIFLLVILSLFFGNNNNNNNIYNINGIVFAQLPGLQGGGGVTSGLMGSSLSMGGPRSKSSSITSPAIDSSLLSTPIGGNLFPINNNNNNNNKNKNNNNNNNNNNNNNNNNNNNNNKNNNNNKATNGLLNNDLTTGGLISSPILATPSSQKSDLTTSSTSSTSSTSSTSSTSSTSSSTSSTSSSTISNSIIPSFTTTTTTTTTSISTIPLKTASPTFSPEPINEIVNDKSDSSNSIAPPQNTLLSRIPKTTILKKKPDPTPKPTINNLNLINEDEEEDEGGEQFSESESDYNTLPTQIMVCVGSICPNGACMDDSPNCVGQLNDITTRCPYDTPVRCPDGSCSQSLGLCQSLTLNCTLGICPNGQCAPCNQYDGCPIDIPFQCPTGVCSKFASQCQKCLNGHMKCFDGSCQSPCPYPPFYYKPITLSRNLINGKKDTKVTVNSYEQPLDYNSKHIKILDIYIESETIPSNTLLKIQPVADSSVELIKGEESWPDNYNYQLALLSPIINITASYNGTLLKNFKKKIRFEFNLINNPAFDINFMCFGFINETSGKWEKVSNVTIENSMMVGYTDHFTSFAMLTSYNGDPIIGTNYKGINSQNNNNNNNGSPFTMREKNIPRLMGIVFGCIGACLLIIIIGVCWHHSSKHGGLRHWLISRAASSSNIRSSSSSSGSPKISESGEIILNNSTSSVVSTTSLCSSSSTNNLVNSISSSNLNINNSTSININNNDYNNNNIINNNSDGLIKK; encoded by the exons atgataataaaaataataaaaaaaatatttttgttggtaattttatctttattttttggtaacaacaacaataataataacatatataatataaatggtATTGTTTTCGCACAATTACCAGGACTTCAAGGTGGAGGTGGAGTAACAAGTGGATTAATGggatcatcattatcaatggGGGGGCCACGATCAAAATCATCAAGTATTACAAGTCCAGCAATAGATAGTTCACTATTATCAACACCAATTGGTGGAAATTTATTcccaataaataataataataataataataataaaaataaaaataataataataataataataataataataataataataataataataataataataataataaaaataataataataataaagcaaCAAATGgcttattaaataatgatctAACAACAGGTGGTTTAATTTCTTCACCAATTCTAGCAACACCATCAAGTCAAAAATCAGATTTGACAACATCTTCAACATCTTCAACATCTTCAACATCTTCAACATCTTCAACATCTTCAACATCTTCATCAACatcttcaacatcatcatccaCAATATCAAATAGTATTATTCCATCTtttacaactacaactacaacaacaacaacatcaatatCGACAATACCATTAAAAACAGCATCACCAACATTTTCCCCTGAaccaattaatgaaattgtaaATGATAAAAGTGATTCAAGTAATAGTATAGCACCACCACAAAATACATTATTATCAAGAATaccaaaaacaacaattttaaaaaagaaaccagACCCAACTCCAAAaccaacaataaataatttaaacttAATAAATGAAGATGAGGAGGAGGATGAGGGGGGAGAACAATTTTCAGAATCAGAATCAGATTATAATACATTACCAACTCAAATTATGGTTTGTGTTGGTAGTATTTGTCCAAATGGTGCATGTATGGATGATTCACCAAATTGTGTTGGtcaattaaatgatattacTACAAGATGTCCATACGATACACCAGTTAGATGTCCAGATGGATCATGTAGTCAATCATTAGGTTTATGTCAATCATTAACTTTAAATTGTACACTTGGTATTTGCCCAAATGGTCAATGTGCACCATGTAATCAATATGATGGTTGTCCAATTGATATTCCATTTCAATGTCCAACTGGTGTTTGTTCAAAATTTGCATCACAATGtcaaaaatgtttaaatggTCATATGAAATGTTTTGATGGATCTTGTCAATCACCTTGTCCATAT ccaccattttattataaaccaATTACATTATCtagaaatttaattaatggtaaaaaaGATACAAAAGTAACAGTTAATAGTTATGAACAACCATTGGATTATAATTCAAaacatattaaaatattggaTATTTATATTGAATCTGAAACAATACCAAGTAATAcattattgaaaattcaacCTGTAGCCGACTCTTcagttgaattaattaaaggtGAGGAAAGTTGGCctgataattataattaccaATTAgcattattatcaccaatcATTAATATAACTGCTTCTTATAATGGtactttattaaaaaattttaaaaaaaaaattagatttgaatttaatttaattaataatcctGCATTt gatattaattttatgtgTTTTGGATTTATAAATGAAACAAGTGGTAAATGGGAAAAAGTTTCAAATgttacaattgaaaattcaatgaTGGTTGGTTATACTGATCATTTTACATCATTTGCAATGTTGACATCATATAATGGTGATCCAATTATTGGAACAAATTATAAAGGTATAAAttctcaaaataataataataataataatggttctCCATTTACAATGAGAGAGAAAAATATTCCAAGATTAATGGGAATTGTATTTGGATGTATTGGTGCAtgtcttttaataattataattggtGTTTGTTGGCACCATTCTTCAAAACATGGTGGTCTAAGACATTGGCTAATATCTCGTGCTGCCTCCTCTTCAAATATTagaagtagtagtagtagtagtggtagtccAAAAATTAGTGAATCTGgtgaaataatattaaataatagcaCTAGTAGTGTAGTAAGTACTACTAGTCTTTGTAGCAGTAGCAGTACCAATAATCTTGTAAATAGTATAAGTAgtagtaatttaaatattaataatagtacaagtattaatataaataataatgattataataataataatattattaataacaatagtgaTGGactaataaaaaagtaa
- a CDS encoding hypothetical protein (Similar to Dictyostelium discoideum (Slime mold). histidine kinase A) — MKDSIIIPTVNLANLANNISKSPSSSNPCSPHTKILVSTPYEYDGCMLCVNGTPSCLQKRRATWTLKLRVALYCLSVLHPEKKYFNLKKDIYTYVDSHWDHLSINTAKSDRWRKQVQDSLSHCRHFESGWDAMGCNGHWRLIQPLNPWSLPPDKENSIYDDEEANINASGGTPTIVSNNNICLTPEAGLSPRTTKSPREDPLYRNFPKRKTSFVQTQPSPQQPVNNNNNNNNNNNNNNSNNNNNNNNNNNNDEEGDINRKRKAHDEERFTEEELLLLKYSPMIFSDTPSPKCRTPRGNNPASMTTSQSNVVNSSLTTSPSIVGNSPLLTASGVHFSLSNFNNNLTLNGPSINTPPQHSTSHITILDGGNNHSNNNNNNGGTISPPPPNYHSSSSPSLLSANHHSTIGNGSSPPIPSNPFSPWKSASGNNNNNNNSNNNSNNNSTSPSASSSKSPLLFSGSDDPFKISPLPNPFGGNNYKVNSQTNPGFSITNNSSVKVPSELLKSSIHNHHLQVQQQHFLNHHQQHNNNNQQAQQHINNNNNNNNTNNNNSDEDVVENNSGNPPPSPNSAKLTKIQQQNLILNCTY; from the coding sequence atgaaagattcaattattattccAACAGTAAATTTAGCCAATTTGgcaaataatattagtaaatCACCATCTTCATCTAATCCATGTTCTCCACATACAAAGATATTGGTTTCAACACCATATGAATATGATGGATGTATGCTTTGTGTTAATGGTACACCAAGTTGTCTCCAAAAGAGAAGAGCCACTTGGACATTGAAATTACGTGTTGCCCTCTATTGTCTTAGTGTATTACATCCAGAGAAGAAATATTTCAACCTCAAAAAAGATATCTACACCTATGTAGACTCGCATTGGGATCATCTTTCAATTAATACTGCCAAATCAGATCGTTGGAGAAAACAAGTTCAAGATTCTCTTAGTCATTGTCGTCATTTCGAATCTGGTTGGGATGCTATGGGTTGTAATGGTCATTGGAGATTAATTCAACCATTAAATCCATGGTCATTACCACCAGATAAGGAAAACTCAATCTACGATGATGAAGAGGCAAACATAAATGCTAGTGGTGGTACTCCTACCATTGTCTCAAACAATAACATTTGCCTAACTCCTGAAGCTGGTCTATCACCACGTACTACCAAGTCACCAAGAGAGGATCCATTATATAGAAATTTcccaaaaagaaaaacttcATTTGTACAAACTCAACcatcaccacaacaacctgtaaataataataataataataataacaataataataataataacagcaataataataataataataataataataataataatgatgaagaaggtgatataaatagaaaaagaaaagctCATGATGAAGAACGTTTTACTGAAGAggaattgttattattaaagtaTTCTCCAATGATTTTCTCTGATACACCATCACCAAAATGTAGAACTCCAAGAGGTAACAATCCAGCATCAATGACAACTAGCCAATCAAATGTTGTAAATTCTTCATTGACTACCAGTCCTTCCATCGTTGGTAATTCCCCATTGTTAACTGCAAGTGGTGTacatttttcattatcaaactttaataacaatttaaCTTTGAATGGACCTTCAATTAATACACCACCACAACATTCAACTTCACATATTACCATTTTAGATGGTGGTAACAATCattcaaacaacaacaacaataatggTGGTACAATCTCGCCACCACCTCCAAACTATCATTCATCATCAAGTCCATCCTTGTTATCTGCTAATCATCATTCAACAATTGGTAATGGttcatcaccaccaattcCATCCAATCCATTCTCACCATGGAAGAGTGCTAGtggcaacaacaacaacaataacaacagcaataataatagtaataataatagtacttCTCCATCTGCAAGCTCTTCAAAGAGTCCATTATTATTCAGTGGTTCAGATGATCCTTTCAAGATATCTCCACTTCCAAATCCATTTGGtggaaataattataaagttAATTCTCAAACCAATCCAGGTTTctcaattacaaataatagtagCGTTAAAGTTCCATCAGAATTGTTAAAATCTTCAATTCATAATCATCATTTACaagttcaacaacaacatttcttaaatcatcatcaacaacataataataataaccaacaAGCGCAACaacatataaataataataataataataataacaccaataataataatagcgaTGAAGATgttgttgaaaataatagtggtaatccaccaccatcaccaaataGTGCCAAACTCACTAAAAtccaacaacaaaatttaatCTTAAATTGTacatattaa
- a CDS encoding GNS1/SUR4 family protein, producing MSTSVSPNYLDLVPIDFMMKLLPSEYTFQSLFEVDYSKWDWSQLIPSKDFKFIEGVTPFTNKNFIFMSIFLYLLTVLSIKVLFNVLNIKGWRLGMISGIHNLILCVWSFVMCAGLSYDLLLLFTSSEHGINALFCSPESNPLTGRIFYWHYLYFISKFYEFIDTLIIVLKRRELIFLHIWHHAIVVLIVWTWLPGVAYASVGMFANTLVHVFMYYYYFRTSINPSVRIWWKSYLTSGQLFQFSMSFVLAIPFLLQDISLNQTTGKFNHSCKGWGAFGFTMVNNLIFLILFINFYIQTYVNRKSSTKSKSKSE from the exons atg TCAACTTCAGTTTCTCCAAATTATTTGGACTTGGttccaattgattttatgatgaaattattaccatcagAATATACTTTTCAAAGTTTATTTGAAGTCGATTACAGTAAATGGGATTGGAGTCAATTAATCCCATCAAaagatttcaaatttatcgaGGGTGTTACACCAttcacaaataaaaatttcatctTTATGTCTATTTTCCTTTATCTTTTAActgttttatcaattaaa gttttatttaatgttttaaatataaaaggaTGGAGACTTGGTATGATATCAGGTAttcataatttaattttatgtgTTTGGTCATTTGTTATGTGCGCAGGTTTATCATATGatcttttacttttattcACTTCATCAGAACATGGTATAAACGCATTATTCTGTTCACCAGAGTCAAATCCATTAACTGGAAGAATATTTTACTggcattatttatattttatcagtaaattttatgaatttattgatactttaattattgttttaaaaaga agagaattaattttcttaCATATTTGGCATCATgcaattgttgttttaattgtttggACATGGTTACCAGGAGTTGCATATGCAAGTGTTGGTATGTTTGCCAATACATTAGTTCATGTATTTatgtattactattattttagaACATCAATTAATCCATCAGTTAGAATTTGGTGGAAATCATATCTTACAAGTGGTCAATTATTCCAATTTTCAATGTCATTCGTATTAGCAATTCCATTCCTCTTACAAgatatttctttaaatcaaaCCACTGGTAAATTTAATCATTCATGTAAAGGTTGGGGTGCATTTGGTTTCACAATggtaaacaatttaatatttttaattttattcattaatttctatATTCAAACATATGTTAATAGAAAATcttcaacaaaatcaaaatcaaaatctgaataa